A single window of Toxoplasma gondii ME49 chromosome Ib, whole genome shotgun sequence DNA harbors:
- a CDS encoding anti-silencing protein, ASF1 family protein (encoded by transcript TGME49_209140) yields the protein MSVVNVTNIRLGNNPSPISSPFVFEICFEALTPLKEDIEWRVVYVGSAECEKKARKKEKLAALSSSGLPSHQSLADGERVEGDMDVEEEENAKKKEEGGGDYLLDSVMLGPIERGVLAFEFAVNAPDYTKMDPSSVVGMQAVLVCALYKQQEFMRIGYYLNNAYSDTVLRENPPDVPIYDKLVRCIVDEPRVTRFPIVWDEDSGVGTPEGAQAGGSTAAGQAVESPAATEAGKFTSAAAFGGADPRAAMEILPTATSVDGASSVDVEMF from the exons ATGTCGGTGGTTAATGTGACGAACATTCGGCTGGGGAACAATCCCTCGCCGATTTCTTCGCCGTTCGTCTTCGAAATTTGTTTCGAGGCCTTGACGCCCTTGAAGGAGGACATTGAGTGGCGAGTAGTCTACGTAGGCTCTGCCGagtgcgagaagaaggcgagaaagaaggagaaactcgcggcgctctcctcctctgggCTGCCTAGCCACCAGAGTCTCGCGGACGGAGAACGCGTGGAGGGAGACATGGAtgttgaagaagaagaaaatgcaaagaaaaaggaagaaggcggcggcgactACCTCCTCGACTCCGTCATGCTCGGTCCTATTGAACGAGGTGTGCTTGCCTTTGAATTCGCCGTCAACGCTCCAGATTACACCAAA ATGGATCCGAGCAGCGTTGTCGGCATGCAAGCGGTGCTGGTCTGCGCGCTGTACAAACAGCAAGAGTTTATGCGGATCGGGTACTACCTGAACAACGCGTACAG cgacACAGTTCTCCGAGAAAATCCGCCGGACGTCCCGATCTACGACAAACTGGTTCGCTGCATCGTCGACGAACCGCGAGTCACGCGCTTCCCCATCGTCTGGGATGAAGACTCGGGTGTCGGAACACCCGAGGGAGCGCAGGCCGGTGGCTCGACAGCTGCAGGACAGGCCGTCGAGTCCCCAGCGGCGACAGAGGCGGGGAAG ttCACGAGCGCCGCGGCGTTTGGAGGCGCGGACCCTCGAGCTGCGATGGAGATTCTTCCAACCGCCACCTCCGTGGATGGCGCGAGCAGCGTGGATGTCGAAATGTTCTGA
- a CDS encoding PAN domain-containing protein (encoded by transcript TGME49_209180~Signal peptide predicted by SignalP 2.0 HMM (probability 0.988) with cleavage site probability 0.481 at residue 34) — translation MIAGSLPTVPVARRPRRLFILAVVTSLLWQTVHQNRLSLLQFAAAIAPTHGTRTHLSGAAAPQPLHRSHHAGRTSTESAVSEKIAPVGGSEKAASPLLGAEKSVDPLVAVSFASTRASVSASATMEFRCYRYQKGSGATTVETREDIVAEEDCQRACRTRKECTHAELNKAQRKCHLKTGYFDIVDGDTDTVTVPRSCSSSCFSKNTHASIQEILSPKEMYSPFDCLIWCTTQPQCKYWDYNILNSKCYLKPEAGLNAKKEMTGSVFGSSEWCPDDDAGDSSVAQGWNKSGSCMHPQNSKASGTPLKELANTSNADLCQKHCKKMPSCRYFTFDRNSKFCSLLNGSRVEVTEAQGFVSGPRSCNQSCFLEGQKYQRGEMSSEKVYSALDCQVLCQTTEACEYFSFTKTSRLCQLFNSDAKSTELATSGTTSGPKDWCS, via the coding sequence ATGATTGCAGGTTCCCTCCCAACTGTGCCTGTGGCCAGGCGGCCAAGGCGCCTCTTTATTCTGGCCGTCGTTACTTCGCTGTTGTGGCAAACTGTGCATCAGAACCGCCTCTCGCTCCTGCAATTCGCCGCTGCCATCGCCCCCACCCACGGCACCCGCACGCATCTCAGCGGCGCCGCAGCGCCACAGCCGTTGCACCGCAGTCACCACGCTGGACGCACATCTACAGAATCTGCAGTTTCAGAGAAGATTGCACCTGTAGGCGGGTCCGAGAAGGCAGCGTCACCACTCTtgggagcagagaagagtgTAGATCCTCTGGTCGCGGTTTCCTTTGCCTCGACCCGCGCGTCGGTGAGCGCGAGCGCGACGATGGAGTTCCGCTGCTATCGATACCAGAAAGGTTCGGGTGCAACCACAGTGGAGACTCGCGAAGACATTGTGGCGGAAGAAGACTGTCAGCGGGCGTGTCGGACTCGAAAAGAgtgtacgcatgcagagttGAACAAGGCGCAGCGGAAGTGCCACCTGAAGACGGGATATTTCGACATCGTtgacggagacaccgacaCAGTGACCGTGCCGCGAAGTTGCTCGAGTTCGTGCTTCTCAAAGAACACGCACGCAAGCATACAGGAGATTCTCAGTCCGAAAGAGATGTACAGCCCCTTCGACTGCCTCATCTGGTGCACCACGCAGCCCCAGTGCAAGTACTGGGACTACAACATTCTCAACAGCAAGTGCTACTTGAAGCCGGAAGCCGGTTTGaacgcgaaaaaggaaatgaCGGGCTCTGTCTTCGGCTCCAGTGAGTGGTGTCCGGACGACGACGCCGGCGACTCGTCCGTGGCGCAAGGCTGGAACAAGTCGGGgtcctgcatgcacccgcaGAACAGCAAGGCAAGTGGCACCCCCTTGAAGGAACTCGCCAACACAAGCAACGCCGACTTGTGTCAGAAACACTGCAAGAAGATGCCGAGCTGCAGATACTTCACCTTCGACCGGAACAGCAAGTTCTGCAGTCTGCTCAACGGCAGCAGGGTCGAAGTGACCGAGGCCCAAGGTTTCGTCTCGGGGCCGCGATCCTGCAATCAAAGCTGCTTCCTGGAGGGACAAAAGTATCAAAGGGGAGAAATGTCTTCCGAGAAGGTGTACAGCGCCCTCGACTGCCAGGTCTTGTGCCAGACCACGGAGGCCTGCGAATACTTCTCCTTCACGAAAACATCCAGGCTGTGCCAGCTCTTCAACAGCGACGCCAAGTCCACAGAACTCGCGACCTCCGGCACGACTTCTGGCCCCAAGGACTGGTGCTCGTAA
- a CDS encoding myristoyl CoA:protein N-myristoyltransferase (encoded by transcript TGME49_209160), translating into MAETHTVGADLSKDGVAAPALEVETKTEGNSSSVSENAEKKEGTGDKTGKDRGALTSQGQLISLMREMRVSNKGVSPPFAPHTFWDTQPVPKLNEPKEGKEGPIETKTVDQVRSEPYKLPDGFVWCECDVRDPEELKEVYDLLSQHYVEDDDNLFRFNYSADFLDWALTAPGCHRDWVIGVRVSSTNKLVGFITATPSQIRVFSDSVPMAEVNFLCVHKKLRSKRLAPVLIKEITRRVNLRSIWQAVYTAGVVLPTPVAQCRYWHRSLNPKKLIEVGFSGLSERMTISRSIKLYRVKESPSTPGLRPAKPEDVPHIHKLLSNYLRNFKLHCEFTQEEVAHWLLPREGVVHVYVRTSTKGTVTDLISFYELPSSVIGNQKYKEIKAAYSFYNVATTVPLKQLIEDALCLAKQLDFDVFNALDVMENKSFVEDLKFGIGDGFLRYYIYNWRCPEMKHSDVGLVLL; encoded by the exons ATGGCGGAGACCCACACCGTAGGGGCAGACCTATCGAAGGACGGCGTAGCTGCTCCGGCGCTCGAGGTTGAGAcgaaaacagaaggaaactcTTCGTCCGTTTccgagaacgcagagaagaaagaaggaaccgGAGACAAGACTGGAAAGGATCGAGGGGCTCTCACCTCTCAAGGCCAACTGATTTCGCTCATGCGAG aAATGCGCGTGAGCAATAAAGGCGTCTCACCGCCCTTCGCGCCACACACCTTCTGGGATACCCAGCCAGTCCCGAAACTGAACGAACCTAAGGAAGGA AAAGAAGGGCCGATCGAGACGAAAACTGTCGACCAAGTGCGCTCC GAGCCGTACAAGCTCCCCGATGGCTTTGTCTGGTGCGAGTGCGACGTGAGGGATCCTGAGGAGCTGAAGGAG GTGTACGATCTTCTCAGTCAACACTACGTGGAAGACGACGACAATTTATTTCGCTTTAATTATTCTGCGGACTTTCTCGACTGGGCGCTCACAGCTCCAGGTTGCCATCGCGATTGGGTCATTGGCGTCCGAGTCTCCTCGACGAACAAG CTTGTTGGCTTCATCACCGCGACGCCCTCGCAgattcgcgtcttctccgacAGCGTTCCGATGGCCGAAGTGAATTTTCTTTGCGTACACAAAAAGCTTCGGTCCAAGCGTCTTGCGCCG GTTCTCATCAAGGAAATCACAAGACGCGTGAACCTCCGCAGCATCTGGCAGGCTGTCTATACAGCAGGCGTGGTGCTCCCAACTCCCGTAGCCCAGTGTCGCTACTGGCATCGATCCCTGAATCCAAAAAAATTAATTGAAGTCGGCTTCAGCGGACTCAGCGAGCGGATGACCATCAGCAGATCCATAAAACTCTACCGT GTGAAAGAAAGTCCCTCGACTCCCGGACTCAGACCTGCGAAACCGGAAGATGTGCCTCACATTCACAAACTTCTGTCGAACTACTTAAG gAATTTCAAACTTCACTGCGAATTCACACAAGAGGAAGTCGCTCACTGGCTTCTTCCGAGAGAAGGCGTCGTTCACGTGTACGTACGCACCAGCACGAAAG GAACGGTGACGGACTTAATCTCCTTCTACGAACTTCCGTCGTCAGTCATTGGCAACCAGAAATACAAGGAAATCAAG GCTGCTTACTCTTTTTACAACGTGGCGACGACTGTCCCCTTGAAGCAACTCATCGAAGACGCCCTCTGTCTAGCCAAGCAGCT aGACTTCGACGTTTTCAACGCTCTGGATGTGATGGAGAATAAATCTTTCGTCGAG gaCTTGAAGTTTGGAATTGGAGATGGATTTTTGCGTTACTACATTTACAACTGGCGCTGCCCGGAA ATGAAGCACAGCGATGTAGGACTCGTTCTGCTGTAG
- the NDH2-I gene encoding non-proton pumping type-II NADH dehydrogenase I (encoded by transcript TGME49_209150~Product name based on PMID:18786503.), with amino-acid sequence MAGQWLRLLAGASVPMLSLPARCDSPASPSSPSSPKERVSALLAQPPRPFSAFSPVSTWMSTKWTSFRLRTGLLSPAAVAASAVASASPAAREAPARRQKVVVVGSGWAAVSFLADLDMTRYEPVVISPRDYFTFTPLLPSVCVGTLPASACMTGVRELLVRGGVPCGSFYEGRVAEICPTEKKVRCQSTHGKAQDAREWEESYDYLVVAAGADVNTFGVPGVKENAFFVKELEDARRLRSALFDVIETASVPGVSEEEKKKLLHFVVVGAGPTGVEVAAEIDDFFQAEGATHFPQLRPLVRITVVEMLPTVLAAYNNDVQAFAKRLLEENPRVDLCLQSQVVGVGPDSVKVRTKRADGQVEEKEMPCGLLVWASGIKSPKVCLDLARKTAELREAQQQSPVILVDQQMKVRGCEGVYALGDCCRLSPPPLVQHADTLYEAATANGAASTDWLEREAPKLSTVFPQLASSKYDFSQKPRQTQMTKEQFVKLLADIDAAYRAPAPTAQNAKQAGRYLAQTFNAFPSVEEKRRAPAFVNQTRGALVYLGHGQAAADIEGWRTFLGGAATLLLWKAAYLQMQLTLHNAVACLGGWLRTSLVGRAVCREHLDGETVYGDRRK; translated from the exons ATGGCAGGGCAGTGGCTGCGGCTGCTGGCGGGGGCCTCTGTGCCTATGCTTAGCCTGCCGGCGCGCTGCGActctccagcgtctccgtcgtctccttcgtctccgaaAGAGCGCGTGTCTGCTCTGCTGGCTCAGCCCCCGCGTCcgttctccgccttctcccctgtctccacctGGATGTCCACCAAGTGGACCAGCTTTCGCCTCCGAACaggcctcctctctcccgcggcggtcgccgcctctgcggtcgcgtctgcgtctccggcTGCTCGCGAGGCGcctgcgaggagacagaaggtgGTGGTTGTGGGGTCAGGCTGggcagctgtctccttcctcgcggACCTGGACATGACTCGCTACGAGCCTGTCGTCATCTCTCCGCGCGACTACTTCACCTTCACACCGCTGCTGCCGTCCGTCTGTGTGGGGACTTTGCctgcgagtgcatgcatgacGGGTGTGAGGGAGTTGCTGGTTCGCGGCGGAGTGCCCTGCGGAAGTTTCTACGAAGGCCGCGTCGCGGAGATCTGCCctacagagaagaaagttcGCTGTCAGTCGACTCACGGGAAGGCGCAGGACGCGCGCGAATGGGAGGAGAGCTACGACTACCTCGTGGTCGCCGCGGGTGCCGATGTGAACACTTTTGGAGTCCCTGGagtgaaggaaaacgcgtttttcgtcAAGGAGTTGGAGGACGCAAGACGCCTGCGAAGCGCGCTGTTCGACGTCATCGAGACAGCTTCTGTCCCCGGCGTctccgaggaagagaagaagaaacttcTTCACTTCGTTGTCGTTGGAGCGGGTCCGACAGGCGTGGAAGTCGCCGCAGAGATCGACGACTTTTTCCAGGCCGAGGGCGCGACTCACTTCCCGCAGCTGCGGCCTCTCGTCCGGATCACCGTGGTGGAGATGCTCCCGACAGTCCTCGCAGCCTACAACAACGACGTCCAGGCTTTCGCAAAACGCCTTCTGGAAGAGAATCCACGCGTCGACCTTTGCCTCCAGTCGCAGGTCGTCGGAGTCGGTCCAGACTCGGTCAAGGTTCGCACAAAGCGCGCCGACGGCCAggtggaagaaaaggagatgCCCTGCGGCCTCCTCGTGTGGGCGTCGGGGATCAAGAGTCCAAAGGTCTGTCTCGACCTCGCCAGAAAGACCGCCGAGCTGCGCGAGGCTCAGCAGCAGTCGCCCGTAATCCTCGTCGACCAGCAAATGAAGGTGCGAGGCTGCGAAGGCGTCTACGCGCTCGGAGACTGCTGCAGActctcgccgcctcctctcgTCCAACATGCAGACACCCTGTACGAAGCCGCCACGGCGAACGGAGCAGCCA GCACTGACtggctggagagagaggcgccgaaACTGAGCACTGTCTTCCCTCAACTGGCCAGCAGCAAATACGACTTTTCCCAGAAGCCGCGTCAAACGCAAATGACAAAGGAGCAGTTCGTGAAACTTCTTGCG GACATCGACGCGGCGTACCGCGCTCCGGCGCCGACGGCGCAGAACGCGAAGCAGGCAGGTCGCTACTTGGCGCAGACGTTCAACGCGTTTCCGAGtgtcgaggagaagcgccgAGCGCCTGCGTTTGTGAACCAGACGCGCGGGGCGCTGGTCTACCTCGGGCATGGGcaagcagctgcagacaTCGAAGGATGGAGGACGTTCTTGGGCGGCGCGGCGACGCTGCTGCTGTGGAAGGCGGCGTACCTCCAGATGCAGTTGACTTTGCACAACGCCGTCGCGTGCCTGGGCGGGTGGCTGCGAACCAGTCTGGTCGGCAGGGCCGTCTGCCGAGAGCACCTCGACGGAGAGACTGTGTACGGCGACCGACGCAAGTGA
- a CDS encoding regulator of chromosome condensation (RCC1) repeat-containing protein (encoded by transcript TGME49_209130) — translation MGQAATKSGVVIWGAPETTALLSASGPGSAASSGVSPPAASLSSASANASPLAGSAPAATPLGGESSSFSASPALAVFAETSEEMASPRLVDALKNINSERVSAGGMQMAVVAHSGELYMWGANSEGQLGTGDRRDASVPRLVKALHGKVVKAVACSQEHTVCCLDDGSAYAWGCALNGRLGLHGLSIPSSAGLGVFSPATGARPEPLASACAVCTPRVLESLCGYFIADVACGPYHSAFLGIYEQDRTSLFTCGLGLNGRLGHGDEEDRHLPTAVHALENVNITAIACGAHHTACVTSAGTLYTWGGAAFGKLGLGSTRGSQLLPKHVSGPLRNKAVVSVALGSQHSACVTTDGELYTWGQGRRLGHEVQGESDEILPRRVEALLGLFVIHVVCGDAHTACIVENGNVWAWGTSRILGHGDPEVPPNRPACLRALNGKGVVQLSCASTFTVAFCDPQRVSAKATAAAAADVAACAAGVSVSDALGSSGAASVEAPALLKPSASGEKRDAGAESGTLRSSTKGDEEALATCAGVDAGGASLRPRGASACRKTGSAAFSAFPRVAGDADVSGATAGRAELEALGSTTAVTAPSAAGRLSPLPSAERDELLCEVGTISAALQAAQQENLLLVALLSGTAQQLREVLQRNALLERELDAMRKSSSDAGDRLATLREHYMQQIQQLQEQLAQQDTRLHAILASRGSQLLSSQGLLSRAFARPLPSSGASPPLSASSSAPLAVSAVDPGGQAFTPSSRASGAVAPGVSGAPEALTALPEETLEEALLDPLGQQPPPSRFLSFPSSPAFLPSQGVSPGGASSPRAARAASGVLGSTSPGASGSPETPPEAQGRSSKLLRQALGLGETPFSAHGLRVGREGRKRGGSLALFKSRGRDFLSQGLFADEAAAPSPLDAKKGENNGLALVPSQGDPSWASLLLTSSVDSGASARRHLSLEPSSVSGRSRGGARDKSGGLEGRSRGSSQSARVVTEGSSIPVFFLEEEM, via the exons ATGGGCCAGGCAGCGACAAAGTCCGGCGTCGTCATCTGGGGCGCGCCC gAGACAACGGCGCTGCTGAGCGCATCCGGTCCTGGGTCCGCGGCGTCCTCGGGCGTCTCTCCACCTGCGGCTTCACTGTCTTCTGCGAGTGCGAATGCGTCACCTCTCGCCGGCTCGGCGCCGGCCGCAACGCCTCTGGGCGgggagtcttcttctttttctgcctctccggcGCTGGCCGTCTTCGCGGAGACCAGCGAAGAGATGGCTTCTCCAAGACTCGTGGATGCGCTGAAAAACATCAACAGTGAAAGAGTCTCCGCGGGAGGCATGCAGATGGCCGTCGTCGCCCACAGCGGCGAGCTGTACATGTGGGGTGCGAACAGCGAGGGACAGCTggggacaggagacagaagagacgcatcCGTCCCCAGACTCGTCAAGGCCCTTCACGGGAAGGTCGTCAAGGCG GTGGCTTGTTCGCAAGAGCACACGGTGTGTTGCCTCGACGACGGCAGCGCCTACGCCTGGGGCTGCGCCCTGAACGGGCGCCTTGGGCTCCACGGGCTCTCGATCCCGTCGTCTGCAGGCCTAGGTGTCTTCTCGCCGGCCACGGGCGCGAGGCCCGAGCCGCTGGCCTCCGCCTgcgctgtatgtacaccccgcGTCCTGGAGAGTCTCTGCGGCTACTTCATCGCCGACGTCGCATGCGGGCCGTACCactccgcgtttctcgggATCTACGAACAAGACAGAACGTCTCTGTTCACCTGTGGCCTCGGACTCAATGGAAGACTCG GACatggcgacgaagaggaccGACACTTG CCAACtgccgtgcatgcactggagaATGTGAATATCACAGCTATCGCATGCGGAGCCCACCACACAG CCTGCGTCACCTCTGCGGGGACTCTGTACACCTGGGGCGGCGCAGCGTTTGGTAAACTTGGCCTCGGTTCCACGCGAGGttcgcagctgctgccgaaGCATGTGAGCGGCCCTCTGAGAAACAAG GCGGTTGTTTCCGTCGCACTCGGATCTCAGCACAGCGCATGCGTCACAACAGACGGGGAGCTGTACACCTGGGGTCAAGGCCGCCGC CTGGGTCACGAGGTTCAAGGGGAATCTGACGAGATTCTTCCGCGGCGCGTGGAGGCGCTCCTTGGTCTCTTCGTCATCCACGTCGTTTGCGGAGACGCccacactgcatgcatcgtcGAAAACG GCAACGTCTGGGCATGGGGCACCAGCAGG ATTCTCGGCCACGGTGACCCTGAGGTGCCTCCGAATCGAcctgcctgtctccgcgcgctGAATGGCAAGGGCGTCGTCCAACTCTCCTGCGCCTCCACGTTCACTGTTGCCTTCTGCGACCCCCAGCGCGTCTCAGCTAAGGCTAcagcggctgctgctgccgacgtcgccgcctgcgccgcgggtgtctccgtttccgaCGCGTTGGGCTCCAGTGGCGCGGCATCCGTCGAGGCGCCCGCGCTGCTGAAGCCCAGcgcgagtggagagaagcgcgacgcTGGCGCCGAGTCGGGCACCCTTCGGAGCTCcacgaaaggagacgaagaggctcTCGCAACCTGTGCTGGAGTCGACGCGGGTGGAGCCAGTCTGCGGCCGCGAGGCGCGAGCGCTTGCCGAAAGACAGGCTCTGCAG CTTTTTCAGCGTTTCCTCGAGTGGCTGGCGATGCTGACGTAAGCGGGGCGACTGCTGGACGG GCGGAGCTCGAGGCCTTGGGCTCCACGACCGCGGTCACGGCTCCATCCGCCGCGGGGCGACTGTCTCCGTTGCCCAGCGCAGAGCGCGACGAGCTTCTGTGCGAAGTCGGAACCATTAGCGCCGCCCTCCAAGCAGCCCAACAGGAAAATCTGCTTCTGGTTGCACTCCTCAGTGGCACAGCACAGCAA ctccgcGAGGTCCTGCAGCGCAACGCCCTTCTGGAGAGGGAGCTCGACGCCATGCGAAAA AGCTCTTCGGACGCGGGGGACCGTCTGGCGACTCTCCGAGAGCACTACATGCAGCAGAttcagcagctgcaggagcAGCTCGCTCAACAGGACACACGCCTGCATGCCATTCTCGCCTCGAGGGGATCTCAGTTGCTGTCTTCTCAAGGCCTCCTGTCGAGAGCCTTTGCGCgccctctgccttcctctggGGCTTCGCCGCCGCTCTCTGCAAGTTCCTCAGCGcccctcgctgtctccgccgtgGATCCCGGCGGGCAGGCCTTCACGCCCTCGAGCCGCGCTTCGGGCGCAGTCGCGCCGGGAGTCTCTGGGGCACCGGAAGCCCTGACGGCGCTGCCTGAGGAAACGCTGGAAGAGGCGCTTTTGGATCCTCTCGGCCAGCAGCCACCGCCCTCGcgatttctctctttcccctcctcGCCAgctttcctcccctcccAGGGGGTCTCCCCGGgcggcgcctcctcgccccGCGCGGCCAGAGCGGCTTCGGGCGTGTTGGGCTCCACGTCGCCTGGGGCGTCCGGGAGCCCGGAGACGCCACCAGAGGCGCAGGGCCGCAGCTCGAAGCTGCTCCGGCAGGCGCTGGGGCTCGGAGAGACTCCTTTCTCCGCGCATGGTTTGCGTGTGGGGCGGGAGGGGCGCAAACGCGGTGGCTCGCTGGCTCTCTTCAAGAGTCGAGGACGAGACTTCCTCTCGCAGGGCCTTTTCGCAGACGAAGCCGCggcgccgtctcctctggacgcgaagaaaggagagaacaatGGCCTCGCTCTCGTGCCATCGCAAGGAGATCCTTCCTGGGCGTCGCTGCTCCTCACCAGCTCGGTCGACAGCGgcgcgagcgcgaggagacacctctCTCTGGAGCCCTCAAGTGTCTCCGGACGCAGTCGCGGCGGCGCTCGAGACAAGAGCGGAGGCTTGGAGGGACGGAGTCGAGGATCGTCTCAGAGTGCCAGGGTGGTAACAGAGGGAAGCTCGATTccggttttctttcttgaagaagaaatgtag
- a CDS encoding hypothetical protein (encoded by transcript TGME49_209170~Signal peptide predicted by SignalP 2.0 HMM (probability 0.936) with cleavage site probability 0.717 at residue 46), giving the protein MAGSSSQPLDAHVYVPRSGFFSRVLVRSLLTLVTLLVCLTPSPSDAAGNAAPQEAEYMSRSELAAGTGLRIPPSTNPQFGQRCEAFRGPDPFWSSPPVGSHQYWQLSVSPPRTNPPLADLRSYSTVGMYEATPQVSLFPPAEGLSGTERVRAPVLQPAPWLQLRADSTKVPIKQISKFPQVEQAAETIIMWCLREAVNRSGGEGSDPARLAAAVQILRESVDLRELLRQNSQEALPAFSALFATVAKELPGLDVRMFRFWVLAANSKGHENEPEDMYVASMEQARWTLANALVRTALHLEEETVDEKLVDCDHLTFTAYSAKLQKVFPSKETKVRFCSISVSGWILYAAHRFLEAAKAATESGDSQAAAAVLSIQESVRKCQGTQNDVKTLWPVFEQYRSAALSGPPAETTATQES; this is encoded by the coding sequence ATGGCGGGCTCGTCCTCCCAGCCTTTGGATGCACACGTTTATGTCCCGCGTTCTGGTTTTTTCTCACGCGTTCTTGTTCGCTCACTCCTTACCCTCGTAACTCTCCTCGTTTGCCTCACCCCGTCACCCTCCGACGCAGCAGGCAACGCAGCCCCGCAAGAAGCAGAGTACATGAGCCGGTCGGAACTGGCAGCAGGAACTGGCCTACGAATTCCCCCGAGTACCAATCCCCAGTTCGGGCAACGATGTGAAGCGTTTCGCGGGCCGGATCCGTTCTGGTCTAGCCCGCCGGTCGGAAGTCACCAGTACTGGCAGCTGAGCGTGTCGCCTCCGCGCACGAATCCACCTTTGGCGGATTTGCGGTCCTACAGCACCGTGGGTATGTACGAAGCGACTCCACAAGTCTCTTTGTTTCCACCAGCGGAGGGGCTGTCGGGAACTGAGAGGGTTCGCGCACCGGTGCTTCAGCCGGCCCCCTGGCTGCAGCTGCGGGCAGATAGCACGAAGGTACCGATCAAGCAAATCAGCAAATTCCCGCAGGTGGAACAAGCCGCAGAAACGATCATCATGTGGTGTCTGCGGGAAGCCGTGAACCGATCCGGAGGAGAGGGGAGTGACCCCGCGAGACTCGCGGCAGCGGTTCAGATTCTACGAGAAAGTGTCGACTTGCGCGAACTTCTGAGGCAGAACAGCCAGGAGGCACTGCCTGCGTTCAGCGCCCTTTTCGCAACCGTAGCAAAGGAGTTACCAGGCCTGGACGTTCGAATGTTTCGCTTCTGGGTTCTGGCTGCGAACTCCAAGGGACACGAAAACGAACCGGAGGACATGTATGTGGCTTCGATGGAGCAGGCAAGGTGGACGCTGGCGAACGCGCTTGTGCGAACAGCTCTCCacctcgaagaagaaactgtgGACGAGAAACTCGTTGACTGCGACCACCTCACATTCACAGCATACTCGGCCAAGCTGCAAAAAGTTTTCCCCTCGAAAGAGACCAAAGTTCGCTTCTGCAGCATCAGCGTCAGCGGGTGGATCCTCTACGCGGCTCACCGCTTTCTGGAAGCTGCAAAGGCCGCCACGGAGAGCGGGGACAGCCAAGCTGCCGCTGCAGTCCTTTCCATCCAAGAAAGTGTGAGAAAGTGTCAAGGAACGCAAAACGATGTAAAGACCTTGTGGCCCGTCTTCGAGCAGTACCGGTCTGCAGCGCTAAGCGGACCACCCGCAGAAACGACCGCCACACAAGAAAGCTAA